The following nucleotide sequence is from Bacteroidota bacterium.
GTACCAATACCTTCCAGTATCAAAGTTGTAGCTTTTTTGATCTAAGAATTCCTTATGTTTTTCATGCCAGTTGTATAAGTTGACAACCCAATTCCCCCATTGCTCTTTATTCTCAATTTTATGTAACTGGTTTATAATAGTTCTAAGTTCCATACCTGCAATACTCTTGGGGTTCATTGTAAGCCAGATACGACACATTCTTTGAACATGAATAATACACCGTTGAACGGTTACATGTTTACATACTTTACGAATCGCTTTAAGCAGTGATTTATGTCCATCGCATGTTATACTTTCTATTTGGACTCCAAGCTTTAATAGATTTTCCAGGTCTTCTTTCATTTCGTCATACCATTCCCCATCAGTTAATCGATACAACTGTGTGAATTTTATCGTGTTATCTCTGTAAAGAACCAAACAAAGATCTTTACTGAAGTAGGTTCCATCTATCAATAAATTAACCTTCTCTGATGGCTTAACTGCATATACAGGGGATTGTGAGAGATAATAAGAAAACATTCGCTTAAGCGTCCGCTCAGAGTATCCACTGGATTTGCTTATCTGTGGTATCGTTTGTCGTCCAATAACCCAATGCTGAAACCAAACTTTTTGATTTGTTTTCTTTGTAAATAGACTAGCATTAGTGAATAATATACCGCAAAATTGACATTTAAAACGTTGTTTTCCTTGCTGGGTTCCCCATTTGATTAAATTCAAACTTTGACATGCCCAACAACGCTTTTTTTTGATGTTTTCATAAATATAAAAGAGTTAACTGAAACAACTTTCAATTAACTCTTTTGTATCTCAATAGTGACAAGGAATAAAAAACTTTTTACCAACTATTTTTGGCCTCTATATCATAATATAAAAAGCCTGGAAAGTGATGTTTTCAGGCTTTTTTCTTTAGGTTTCCTGTAATCGTATTATCAATCTCATGCATATTAAATGGTTTGCGAAAATATTTTAAAATTAAACCACTGTTTAAAGCTTCCTGTATAGGAGTAGTTACTTCATATCCCGTTAGAATATAGTATTGTATTTCAGGACAAAGCCTTCTTGCTTGTGCAATAAAATCTATTCCATTCATCTGAGGCATTTTCATGTCGCTGATAACCAGTTCTATCTCAGGCCTTTCTTTCAATATTTCGAGGCCTTCTACACCAGACTCAACCGTGATAACATGGTACTTTTTATTAAACATTCTTTCAAAAAGCAGAAGATTGATTGGTTCGTCGTCGACATAAAGAATTGTGAGCATAACATGAAATTTATGTTTTTACTGGTAACTGAATTATAAAAGTGGTTCCGGCATTTAATTTCGAGGTGCATGAAATAGTACCCTGGTGTTCTTTAATAATGTTATAAGTAATTGAAAGGCCAAGTCCGGTTCCTTGTCCGGGTTCTTTTGTGGTAAAAAACGGGTCGAAAATTCTGGTTAAATCCTCTGAATTAATGCCACATCCGGTGTCTGTGACAGTAACAGATAGTTTACCTAACTCAATTTTTGTTTGAATGGTGATTGTTCCATCCGCTTCGATTGCCTGCACGGCATTGGCCAGAATATTGAGAAAAGCCTGGTGCAGCTTACCTTCATTACCAGTTAATTTGTACGGTATTGAAACATAATCTGTCTGTATTTCTATCCTGTTCTTAGTCTCATTCTGAAGCATAACCAGGCAGTGGTCAATTATCGTGGGTATATCGCATTCAGTAAACAATAGATTATCCTGCCGGCTGTAATGGTTGAGGCTGGTTACGATGGTGGCAACCCGGCTAATGCCAACCTGTATACCGTTCATCAATGGACTAACCTCTTGAATATGATCCTGAAGGTTTTCTTCAAAATAGGTCTCAAGTGCAACAATACCACCCTGAATAAAATTCAATGGGTTGTTAATTTCGTGGGCAACACCTGCAGCCAATACACCTAACGAAGCCATTTTTTCTGATTGAATTAACTGGGCTTGAGCATCTTTTAACGATAGAAGTGTTACCTCAAGCTCTTCGCGCTGGTGCTCAAGTATCTCATTTGTAACCGTTATTTCTTCGTTAAACGACTTTAATTCTTCGTTTTGACTTTGGATTTCGAGGGTTTTTTCTTTCACAGTTTTTTCCAATAATCTTTTCTGCTTTCTTAGCGTGGCAAGCCTGAAGCGGTATAATAAAACCAGACTGATAACTATGGATAGTATCAACAAAGTGCGAAACCACCAGGTTTTCCAATATGGGGGAGCTATAAATATTTTTAAGCTGCTAATCTTATCACCCCATATTCCATCGGCATTAGTAGCTTTCACTAAAAAGGTATATTCCCGTGG
It contains:
- a CDS encoding response regulator translates to MLTILYVDDEPINLLLFERMFNKKYHVITVESGVEGLEILKERPEIELVISDMKMPQMNGIDFIAQARRLCPEIQYYILTGYEVTTPIQEALNSGLILKYFRKPFNMHEIDNTITGNLKKKA
- a CDS encoding transposase, with the protein product MNLIKWGTQQGKQRFKCQFCGILFTNASLFTKKTNQKVWFQHWVIGRQTIPQISKSSGYSERTLKRMFSYYLSQSPVYAVKPSEKVNLLIDGTYFSKDLCLVLYRDNTIKFTQLYRLTDGEWYDEMKEDLENLLKLGVQIESITCDGHKSLLKAIRKVCKHVTVQRCIIHVQRMCRIWLTMNPKSIAGMELRTIINQLHKIENKEQWGNWVVNLYNWHEKHKEFLDQKSYNFDTGRYWYTHKMVRRSFTVIKKALPDMFHYLDNDRIPKSTNGLESFFGHLKSHITLHRGLSKEHRKSFIRWYLYYKNQRVF